The proteins below come from a single Gouania willdenowi unplaced genomic scaffold, fGouWil2.1 scaffold_439_arrow_ctg1, whole genome shotgun sequence genomic window:
- the LOC114460470 gene encoding uncharacterized protein LOC114460470 codes for MWTGLLHHVTGKHSWALGACHHGPLIENSEKELIKSHSVAHQKLSLIVLDGRWLKKVHKYLNFRSTAELESFHNHILMYASKRFSFSPPVYAARAMLAGLDYNYHIHRLPKKNNDGSIQYCRLFNKKSKKWSLYTVKEDKDYGYIPDLQSAILRKRLSAVGGLPRTITRRPDDPRQYGVLSGVPAPATQDLLQMQLSRGRGEPLPKQ; via the exons ATGTGGACTGGACTCCTCCACCATGTGACAGGAAAACATTCCTGGGCCTTGGGTGCCTGTCATCATGGCCCATTGATTGAAAACAGTGAGAAGGAGTTGATCAAGAGCCATTCAGTTGCACACCAGAAACTGTCATTAATTGTTTTGGATGGACGCTGGCTGAAAAAAGTCCACAAATATTTAAACTTCAG GTCAACTGCAGAGCTGGAGTCCTTTCATAATCACATACTCATGTATGCAAGCAAGCGCTTCAGCTTCTCCCCACCAGTTTACGCAGCTCGAGCAATGCTGGCTGGCCTGGACTACAACTACCACATCCACAGACTACCAAAGAAGAACAATGATGGCTCCATTCA ATATTGCAggttgtttaataaaaaatccAAGAAGTGGAGCCTCTACACagtaaaagaagacaaagactATGGCTACATCCCAGACCTCCAGAGTGCAATCCTTAGGAAAAGGTTGTCTGCTGTGGGAGGGTTGCCACGGACCATAACAAGGAGGCCTGACGATCCCCGTCAATATGGGGTTCTGTCAGGTGTCCCTGCTCCAGCCACCCAGGACCTGTTGCAGATGCAACTGAGCAGAGGGCGAG GTGAACCACTGCCAAAACAATAA